In one Acomys russatus chromosome X, mAcoRus1.1, whole genome shotgun sequence genomic region, the following are encoded:
- the LOC127185852 gene encoding LOW QUALITY PROTEIN: adenosylhomocysteinase-like (The sequence of the model RefSeq protein was modified relative to this genomic sequence to represent the inferred CDS: inserted 1 base in 1 codon; deleted 2 bases in 1 codon), with translation MSNKLPYKVTDSGPPAWGRKALNIAESKMPGLMRMRELYSASKPLKGVRVAGCAYMTVETAVLIETLVALGAEVRWSSCNIFSSQDHATAAVAKAGIPVFAWKGETDEEYLWCIEQTLHFKDGPLSMILDGGGDLTNLIHTKYPQLLXSIRGISEETTTGVHNLYKMVAKGILKVPAINVNDSVTKGKFDNLYGCWESLRDGIKPATDVMIADKVVLVAGYGDVGKGCTQALRGLRAQVIITEVDPINALQAAMEDYEVTTMDVACKEGNIFVTTTGCVDIILGWHFEQTKDDAIACNSGYFDVEIDEKWLSEDAVEKGSIKPQVDRYWLKNGRRTSLLMEGWLVNLGCAMGHPSFVMSNSFTNQMMAQIELWTHPDKSPVGVHFLPKKLDEAVAEVHLGKPNVQLTKLTENQAQYLCMFADGPFKPDHYCY, from the exons ATGTCCAATAAACTACCCTACAAAGTCACGGACAGCGGACCGCCTGCATGGGGACGAAAGGCCCTGAACATAGCGGAGAGTAAGATGCCAGGTTTGATGCGCATGCGTGAATTGTACTCAGCCTCTAAGCCGCTGAAGGGTGTTCGCGTTGCTGGCTGC GCGTATATGACTGTGGAGACTGCTGTCCTCATCGAGACTCTCGTGGCCCTGGGTGCTGAGGTGCGGTGGTCTAGCTGCAACATCTTCTCTTCTCAGGACCATGCCACAGCTGCCGTTGCCAAGGCCGGCATTCCAGTGTTTGCCTGGAAGGGCGAGACAGATGAAGAGTACCTGTGGTGCATTGAGCAGACATTGCACTTCAAGGATGGACCCCTAAGCATGATTCTGGACGGTGGTGGTGACCTTACTAACCTCATCCACACCAAATACCCACAGCTTC CAAGTATCCGAGGTATCTCTGAGGAGACCACGACTGGGGTCCATAACCTCTACAAGATGGTCGCCAAAGGGATACTAAAGGTGCCTGCTATCAATGTCAATGACTCTGTCACCAAGGGCAAGTTCGACAACCTCTATGGCTGCTGGGAGTCCCTCAGAGATGGCATCAAACCAGCCACAGATGTGATGATTGCGGACAAGGTGGTGTTGGTAGCAGGCTATGGTGATGTGGGCAAGGGTTGTACCCAGGCCCTGAGGGGTTTGAGGGCCCAAGTCATCATCACTGAGGTTGACCCCATCAATGCACTGCAAGCTGCCATGGAGGACTATGAGGTGACCACCATGGATGTGGCTTGTAAGGAGGGCAACATCTTTGTCACCACCACAGGCTGTGTTGATATCATCCTTGGCTGGCACTTTGAACAGACGAAGGATGATGCCATTGCATGTAACAGTGGATACTTTGATGTGGAGATTGAtgagaagtggctcagtgagGATGCTGTGGAGAAGGGGAGCATCAAGCCTCAGGTGGACCGCTACTGGCTAAAGAATGGACGCCGCACCAGCCTGCTGATGGAAGGCTGGCTCGTCAACTTGGGTTGCGCCATGGGCCACCCCAGCTTTGTGATGAGCAACTCCTTCACAAACCAGATGATGGCACAGATTGAGCTGTGGACTCACCCAGACAAATCCCCCGTTGGGGTTCACTTCCTGCCGAAGAAGTTGGATGAGGCAGTGGCTGAAGTCCACCTGGGCAAGCCGAATGTGCAACTGACCAAGCTGACTGAGAACCAGGCCCAGTACCTTTGCATGTTTGCTGACGGCCCCTTCAAGCCTGACCACTACTGCTACTGA